The Desulfobulbus propionicus DSM 2032 DNA segment AATTCAGCTCTGGCTGAACGCGGACCATACGTTGCACCGGCTACTGATGGAAGACCATTTCGGTGCGCTCACAGAACTGACCTTCAGTCAGGTACGGTTCAATACCCTGCCCGCCAATGACCCCCGCCTGGTTCGATCCCTGCTCCAGCTGGATCTGGCGCCCGGCACGGAAATCATTCGCCAGTAAAGGGCAAATCCGCGGTCTGATTTGTGCTCACCGATTTTCCCACCGCGTCGGGAAAAGACATTGCTCCCAATCGGTAAGCAGGGTAAAGAAGAGCGATCAAATCATACCCCGACTTTCCTAGCTCGTTCGCGGTCTTCGCCAGCCATAGGTTAATCTCGCCACCGATTCGATCATTCTGCATGCGCATTGCCGTTCTCTCCGACAGTCATGATCACATTGCCAACCTGCACAGGGCTGTTCAAATGGCCAATCAACATCGGGCGGAACTGCTGCTGCACTGCGGGGATTTGATTTCTTCCTTCATGCTGCCCTATCTGCACGCTTTTCAAGGCCCGGTTCATCTTGTTTACGGCAACAATATCGGCGACCAGCATCTGATCGCTACACGCTGCGGCGCAATCTTTGGCAACCTGCATCACCATGGGTGTCATCATGGAACCATCTGTTTGCCCGCGTTGCGCATCGCCTGCCATCACTATCCCGCATTCGCCCGTGAGCTGGCCTGTTCTGGACATTTCGATCTTGTCTGTTATGGTCACGACCATCTTTTTCATTCCGAGCAGATCGGTGACTGCCTGCTGGTTAACCCAGGAGAACTTCTCGGAAAAGACGCTGCTCCCACGTTCGCCTTGGTCGATACCGAACACAAGACGGTGCAACGGCTCGCAGTTGGAACCCAGATGTTGATTGACAGTTGATCCATCCCGCACGGATGTGATCGCGGCGCTGGCTGCGCCCCATCGGGGGGCCTGCCGGTTAATTTTATCGAGACAGCAGAGAACCATGAGTGACGAAACTTTTGCAGATCTTTTCCAGGCGAACACCGTAGCCCGTTCAACCCTCCAGCCGGGAGGGCGGGTGGAGGCTGCCGTTGTAGGCATCAGCGGCGATAACATCTTCCTTGACGTCGGCGGTAAGAGCGAGGGCGTGCTCCATGCCTCAGAACTGCGCAACGACCAAGGAGAACTGACCATAGCCCCCGGTGACCGGATCGATGTTTTCTTCCTGGCCGCCCGTGGCGGCGAATTGGTCTTCACCACCCGTCTTGGTTCCGGTCAGACCGGCTCGCGGGAACTGGAAGAGGCTTTTCAGTCGGGCATCCCGGTTGAAGGTAAGGTGACAGGAGAAGTCAAGGGTGGGTTCTCGGTGACCGTTGCCGGACAGCGCGGCTTTTGTCCCTACTCGCAGATGGATATCCGCAAGGTAGAAAATGCCGAAGAATATCTTGAAAAAATCATGACCTTCAAGATCATCGAGTACGGCAGCCAGGGAAGGAACATTATCCTGTCGGCCCGAGCAGTTCAGGAGGAAAAACGCCAGCAGGAGCGCGAGGCGCTGAAAGCGCGACTCAACGAAGGCATGCAGGTAAGCGGTGAGGTCACCTCCATCCGCGAATTTGGCGCCTTTGTTGACATTGGCGGCATCGACGGGCTCATCCCCCTTTCCGAACTTGCCTGGGGGCAAACCGACAAGGTCGAAGATGTCCTCCAACGCGGCCAGCAGGTCGAGGTGATCATCAAACGGCTGGATTGGGACAAGGATCGCATCTCGCTCAGTCTGCGTGAAACCACGGAAGATCCCTGGAACAAGGCGTTGACCCAGTATCCCATCGGCTCGGTCCACCAAGGAAAGGTTTCACGGCTCGCCGCATTCGGGGCCTTCGTCACCCTGGAACCGGGGATTGA contains these protein-coding regions:
- a CDS encoding YfcE family phosphodiesterase, coding for MRIAVLSDSHDHIANLHRAVQMANQHRAELLLHCGDLISSFMLPYLHAFQGPVHLVYGNNIGDQHLIATRCGAIFGNLHHHGCHHGTICLPALRIACHHYPAFARELACSGHFDLVCYGHDHLFHSEQIGDCLLVNPGELLGKDAAPTFALVDTEHKTVQRLAVGTQMLIDS
- the rpsA gene encoding 30S ribosomal protein S1, whose amino-acid sequence is MSDETFADLFQANTVARSTLQPGGRVEAAVVGISGDNIFLDVGGKSEGVLHASELRNDQGELTIAPGDRIDVFFLAARGGELVFTTRLGSGQTGSRELEEAFQSGIPVEGKVTGEVKGGFSVTVAGQRGFCPYSQMDIRKVENAEEYLEKIMTFKIIEYGSQGRNIILSARAVQEEKRQQEREALKARLNEGMQVSGEVTSIREFGAFVDIGGIDGLIPLSELAWGQTDKVEDVLQRGQQVEVIIKRLDWDKDRISLSLRETTEDPWNKALTQYPIGSVHQGKVSRLAAFGAFVTLEPGIDGLLHISKLGGGRRIHHPREVLEAGQELTVKIESIDREQKRIALAPEDYTASEQPEREKYTPPPAAKESPSMGTLGDLLKSQMNKRKK